From a single Mangifera indica cultivar Alphonso chromosome 19, CATAS_Mindica_2.1, whole genome shotgun sequence genomic region:
- the LOC123202743 gene encoding TMV resistance protein N-like isoform X1 → MGIQKSSSHMCSSFYEWKYDVFLSFRGEDTRNNFTDHLYATFRKNGINVFKDDKELEKGKFISPELSKAIEESRSSIIIFSRNYASSTWCLDELLKIVQCMKTMKRMVFPVFYDVDPSDVRKQKGKFQEAFSKHEEAFKENTEKVKKWRTALTEVANLSGWDLKDRPESEFIQDIIREISKRLGHNNLSTLEGLVGIDSRMEKLRMMLMSTKTDDVRMIGIYGMGGIGKTTIARAVYDLISHEFEGRSFLANVREISQKSGIYNLQMQLLSQILKESYINIWDVYEGIRTIRSRLQHRRVLIVIDDVDDIKQLNELAGKHDWFGSGSRIIITTRDKHLLMAHGVDIVYESEELNNDEALLLFSLKAFKNYYPPNEHVELSKHFVKYACGLPLALEVLGSFLFGRSIDQWNSALERLGKDYENRILDSLQMSFDGLKETEKKIFLDVACFFKGKNKDYVTRILDSCGFSSTIGIAVLVDKSLVTILKNDVLWMHDLLQEMGQRIVMRESPENPGECSRLWKEADVHDVLTRNKGTELIEGMMLEKVVGYFSLSGKVFSKMTKLRLLKICNVHLPEGLEYLSNNLSLLEWHGYPLKHLPSSLQLDKIVELKLQYSHIVRLWKETKPLTKLKVIDLSHSKNLIRTIDFSEVPNLEELILEGCTSLCEIHQSLLVHRKLILLNLKDCTSLTALPREVDMESLKTLVLTGCNKLKKFPKFVRSMECLEELFLDKTPIKELPFQVELLKGIVLLSMKDCKNLLSLPTDISSLESLKTLNLYGCSKLKNMPENLGQVELLEILDVSGTAIRQPESSIFFLKNLKELSFRGCKGPSLNSCYLPFSFRLMPGRSSNPMALKLPPLSGLSSLRKLDLSDCNLEAIPGEIDSLVSLEELHLGNNNFVSLPASIFHLSKLEELTLENCKRLQSLPELPPKLLVISIADCTSLEKLSISLKSCKSLTLILCSNCLNMRGCSIMAFPMLKVFFSCPVSPFLNLNISNENNVKPWYQIEFDRSEYQTMTVKRRAVHPIYEQEAEGLDQCCSTQNLADNDGLKLVDFSNSLNHLRGYGTSSSLAYEDRREQFRCSQINNEGNPVNITLLIKVLFKSYLNFFCMILEFSLSSSLFEFLSWYCCLSLFIIFITYILLSIKRKVLKPGQAKYDYSQVSCYKVIAESDRYFWA, encoded by the exons ATGGGCATCCAAAAATCCTCTTCGCATATGTGTTCTTCATTCTATGAGTGGAAATATGATGTCTTTCTAAGCTTTAGAGGTGAAGACACTCGTAACAACTTCACTGATCATCTATATGCTACTTTCagaaaaaatggaattaatgTATTTAAGGATGACAAAGAACTTGAGAAGGGAAAATTCATTTCTCCGGAGCTATCTAAAGCAATCGAAGAATCAAGatcatcaattattattttctcaagaAATTATGCTTCTTCGACCTGGTGCTTGGATgaacttttaaaaattgttcaatGCATGAAAACAATGAAACGAATGGTTTTTCCGGTTTTCTATGATGTTGATCCATCTGATGTGAGGAAACAGAAAGGAAAATTTCAAGAAGCCTTTTCAAAGCATGAGGAAGCATTCAAGGAGAACACAGAAAAGGTGAAAAAGTGGAGGACTGCTTTAACAGAGGTGGCCAATCTCTCTGGATGGGATTTAAAGGATAG GCCTGAATCAGAATTTATTCAAGATATTATCAGGGAGATATCAAAAAGATTAGGTCATAATAACTTAAGCACTCTTGAAGGTCTAGTCGGAATAGATTCACGTATGGAGAAATTGAGAATGATGCTTATGAGTACAAAAACTGATGATGTTCGCATGATAGGAATCTATGGAATGGGAGGTATAGGAAAGACTACAATTGCAAGAGCTGTTTATGATTTGATATCTCATGAATTTGAAGGTCGAAGTTTTCTTGCCAATGTTAGAGAGATTTCTCAAAAAAGtggtatatataatttgcaaaTGCAACttctttctcaaattttgaaagaatcATATATTAACATATGGGATGTTTATGAAGGAATTAGAACGATAAGAAGTAGACTACAGCATAGAAGGGTTCTCATTGTCATAGATGATGTTGATGATATAAAGCAACTGAATGAACTAGCCGGCAAACATGATTGGTTTGGCTCCGGTAGTAGGATCATAATAACAACAAGAGATAAGCATTTGTTGATGGCACATGGTGTGGACATTGTGTACGAGTCAGAGGAACTAAATAATGATGAAGCTCTTCTACTCTTTAGTTTGAAAGCCTTCAAAAACTACTATCCTCCAAATGAACATGTGGAGCTGTCTAAGCATTTTGTAAAGTATGCTTGCGGTCTTCCACTAGCTCTTGAAGTTTTGGGTTCTTTTCTATTTGGCAGAAGTATAGATCAATGGAACAGTGCTTTAGAAAGACTGGGCAAAGACTATGAAAACAGGATTCTTGATAGTCTTCAAATGAGTTTTGATGGACTAAAAGAAACtgagaagaaaatatttttagatgttgcatgtttctttaaagggaaaaataaagattatgtAACACGAATTTTAGACAGTTGTGGTTTCAGTTCAACCATTGGAATAGCTGTTCTTGTTGATAAGTCTCTcgtaactattttaaaaaacgaTGTACTGTGGATGCATGACTTATTACAAGAAATGGGTCAACGGATTGTTATGAGAGAATCGCCTGAAAACCCTGGAGAATGTAGTAGGTTATGGAAAGAAGCAGATGTCCATGATGTGTTGACAAGAAACAAA GGTACAGAATTGATTGAAGGCATGATGCTTGAAAAAGTGGTGGGGTACTTTTCCTTAAGTGGGAAAGTCTTTTCAAAAATGACCAAGCTAAGATTGCTAAAAATCTGTAACGTGCATCTTCCTGAAGGCCTTGAATACCTTTCTAACAACCTAAGCTTACTTGAATGGCATGGATACCCTTTGAAACATTTGCCATCAAGTTTGCAATTGGACAAAATTGTTGAGCTTAAACTGCAGTATAGTCACATTGTGCGACTATGGAAAGAAACCAAA CCCCTAACCAAGTTGAAAGTCATTGATCTCAGTCACTCCAAGAACTTGATCAGAACAATTGACTTCTCAGAGGTCCCAAATCTTGAGGAGTTGATTCTTGAAGGATGTACAAGTTTGTGTGAGATTCACCAATCTTTGCTAGTACACCGAAAGCTTATTTTGTTGAATCTCAAAGATTGTACAAGTCTTACTGCTCTTCCAAGAGAGGTGGACATGGAATCTTTGAAAACACTTGTACTTACTGGTTGCAACAAACTGaagaaatttccaaaatttgtgCGAAGTATGGAATGTCTAGAAGAGCTTTTCTTAGACAAAACTCCAATTAAAGAACTACCGTTCCAAGTTGAACTTCTAAAAGGAATTGTTTTGTTGAGTATGAAGGACTGTAAGAATCTTTTGAGTCTTCCAACTGATATAAGCAGTTTGGAATCTCTCAAAACTCTAAATCTTTATGGTTgctcaaaacttaaaaatatgcCAGAAAATTTAGGGCAAGTAGAATTACTAGAGATTCTTGATGTAAGTGGAACAGCTATAAGGCAACCAGAgtcttccatttttttcttgaagaaTCTGAAGGAACTATCTTTTCGTGGCTGCAAAGGACCATCATTAAACTCATGTTATTTGCCCTTTTCATTCCGTTTGATGCCGGGGAGAAGCTCAAATCCAATGGCTTTGAAGTTGCCTCCTTTATCAGGTTTATCTTCTTTGAGAAAATTAGATCTCAGTGACTGTAATCTAGAAGCAATTCCTGGTGAAATTGATAGCTTAGTTTCATTGGAGGAGCTACATCTtggaaataacaattttgtttcACTACCAGCAAGCATCTTTCATCTTTCTAAGCTTGAAGAACTTACTTTGGAGAATTGCAAGAGGCTTCAATCATTGCCAGAACTTCCACCCAAGTTACTTGTTATTTCAATTGCTGATTGTACTTCACTTGAAAAGTTATCAATTTCCTTAAAATCATGCAAATCACTAACATTGATCTTATGTAGTAACTGCTTGAACATGCGTGGCTGCAGCATTATGGCATTTCCCATGCTGAAGGTCTTTTTCTCTTGCCCTGTTTCTCcctttcttaatttaaacataTCCAATGAAAACAATGTAAAGCCATGGTATCAGATTGAATTTGACAGGTCAGAGTATCAAACAATGACTGTGAAGAGGCGTGCAGTCCATCCAATATATGAACAAGAAGCTGAAGGGTTAGACCAATGCTGTAGTACACAAAATCTTGCTGACAATGATGGACTGAAACTAGTGGACTTTTCAAATTCTCTTAATCATCTACGTGGCTATGGAACTAGCAG CTCTTTGGCTTATGAAGATAGAAGGGAACAATTCAGATGCTCTCAAATCAATAATGAAGGAAATCCGGTGAACATTACCTTGTTGATAAAGGTCTTATTCAAATCATACTTAAATTTCTTTTGCATGATCCTTGAATTCAGCCTCTCTTCATCTTTGTTCGAGTTTCTGAGTTGGTACTGTTGCCTTTctcttttcataatttttattacatatatactGTTGAGCATCAAGAGAAAAGTGTTGAAGCCAGGCCAAGCAAAGTATGACTACAGTCAAGTAAGCTGTTACAAAGTCATTGCTGAATCAGACAGATACTTCTGGGCCTAA
- the LOC123202743 gene encoding disease resistance protein RPV1-like isoform X2, which yields MGIQKSSSHMCSSFYEWKYDVFLSFRGEDTRNNFTDHLYATFRKNGINVFKDDKELEKGKFISPELSKAIEESRSSIIIFSRNYASSTWCLDELLKIVQCMKTMKRMVFPVFYDVDPSDVRKQKGKFQEAFSKHEEAFKENTEKVKKWRTALTEVANLSGWDLKDRPESEFIQDIIREISKRLGHNNLSTLEGLVGIDSRMEKLRMMLMSTKTDDVRMIGIYGMGGIGKTTIARAVYDLISHEFEGRSFLANVREISQKSGIYNLQMQLLSQILKESYINIWDVYEGIRTIRSRLQHRRVLIVIDDVDDIKQLNELAGKHDWFGSGSRIIITTRDKHLLMAHGVDIVYESEELNNDEALLLFSLKAFKNYYPPNEHVELSKHFVKYACGLPLALEVLGSFLFGRSIDQWNSALERLGKDYENRILDSLQMSFDGLKETEKKIFLDVACFFKGKNKDYVTRILDSCGFSSTIGIAVLVDKSLVTILKNDVLWMHDLLQEMGQRIVMRESPENPGECSRLWKEADVHDVLTRNKGTELIEGMMLEKVVGYFSLSGKVFSKMTKLRLLKICNVHLPEGLEYLSNNLSLLEWHGYPLKHLPSSLQLDKIVELKLQYSHIVRLWKETKPLTKLKVIDLSHSKNLIRTIDFSEVPNLEELILEGCTSLCEIHQSLLVHRKLILLNLKDCTSLTALPREVDMESLKTLVLTGCNKLKKFPKFVRSMECLEELFLDKTPIKELPFQVELLKGIVLLSMKDCKNLLSLPTDISSLESLKTLNLYGCSKLKNMPENLGQVELLEILDVSGTAIRQPESSIFFLKNLKELSFRGCKGPSLNSCYLPFSFRLMPGRSSNPMALKLPPLSGLSSLRKLDLSDCNLEAIPGEIDSLVSLEELHLGNNNFVSLPASIFHLSKLEELTLENCKRLQSLPELPPKLLVISIADCTSLEKLSISLKSCKSLTLILCSNCLNMRGCSIMAFPMLKVFFSCPVSPFLNLNISNENNVKPWYQIEFDRSEYQTMTVKRRAVHPIYEQEAEGLDQCCSTQNLADNDGLKLVDFSNSLNHLRGYGTSRLKKLCFRNH from the exons ATGGGCATCCAAAAATCCTCTTCGCATATGTGTTCTTCATTCTATGAGTGGAAATATGATGTCTTTCTAAGCTTTAGAGGTGAAGACACTCGTAACAACTTCACTGATCATCTATATGCTACTTTCagaaaaaatggaattaatgTATTTAAGGATGACAAAGAACTTGAGAAGGGAAAATTCATTTCTCCGGAGCTATCTAAAGCAATCGAAGAATCAAGatcatcaattattattttctcaagaAATTATGCTTCTTCGACCTGGTGCTTGGATgaacttttaaaaattgttcaatGCATGAAAACAATGAAACGAATGGTTTTTCCGGTTTTCTATGATGTTGATCCATCTGATGTGAGGAAACAGAAAGGAAAATTTCAAGAAGCCTTTTCAAAGCATGAGGAAGCATTCAAGGAGAACACAGAAAAGGTGAAAAAGTGGAGGACTGCTTTAACAGAGGTGGCCAATCTCTCTGGATGGGATTTAAAGGATAG GCCTGAATCAGAATTTATTCAAGATATTATCAGGGAGATATCAAAAAGATTAGGTCATAATAACTTAAGCACTCTTGAAGGTCTAGTCGGAATAGATTCACGTATGGAGAAATTGAGAATGATGCTTATGAGTACAAAAACTGATGATGTTCGCATGATAGGAATCTATGGAATGGGAGGTATAGGAAAGACTACAATTGCAAGAGCTGTTTATGATTTGATATCTCATGAATTTGAAGGTCGAAGTTTTCTTGCCAATGTTAGAGAGATTTCTCAAAAAAGtggtatatataatttgcaaaTGCAACttctttctcaaattttgaaagaatcATATATTAACATATGGGATGTTTATGAAGGAATTAGAACGATAAGAAGTAGACTACAGCATAGAAGGGTTCTCATTGTCATAGATGATGTTGATGATATAAAGCAACTGAATGAACTAGCCGGCAAACATGATTGGTTTGGCTCCGGTAGTAGGATCATAATAACAACAAGAGATAAGCATTTGTTGATGGCACATGGTGTGGACATTGTGTACGAGTCAGAGGAACTAAATAATGATGAAGCTCTTCTACTCTTTAGTTTGAAAGCCTTCAAAAACTACTATCCTCCAAATGAACATGTGGAGCTGTCTAAGCATTTTGTAAAGTATGCTTGCGGTCTTCCACTAGCTCTTGAAGTTTTGGGTTCTTTTCTATTTGGCAGAAGTATAGATCAATGGAACAGTGCTTTAGAAAGACTGGGCAAAGACTATGAAAACAGGATTCTTGATAGTCTTCAAATGAGTTTTGATGGACTAAAAGAAACtgagaagaaaatatttttagatgttgcatgtttctttaaagggaaaaataaagattatgtAACACGAATTTTAGACAGTTGTGGTTTCAGTTCAACCATTGGAATAGCTGTTCTTGTTGATAAGTCTCTcgtaactattttaaaaaacgaTGTACTGTGGATGCATGACTTATTACAAGAAATGGGTCAACGGATTGTTATGAGAGAATCGCCTGAAAACCCTGGAGAATGTAGTAGGTTATGGAAAGAAGCAGATGTCCATGATGTGTTGACAAGAAACAAA GGTACAGAATTGATTGAAGGCATGATGCTTGAAAAAGTGGTGGGGTACTTTTCCTTAAGTGGGAAAGTCTTTTCAAAAATGACCAAGCTAAGATTGCTAAAAATCTGTAACGTGCATCTTCCTGAAGGCCTTGAATACCTTTCTAACAACCTAAGCTTACTTGAATGGCATGGATACCCTTTGAAACATTTGCCATCAAGTTTGCAATTGGACAAAATTGTTGAGCTTAAACTGCAGTATAGTCACATTGTGCGACTATGGAAAGAAACCAAA CCCCTAACCAAGTTGAAAGTCATTGATCTCAGTCACTCCAAGAACTTGATCAGAACAATTGACTTCTCAGAGGTCCCAAATCTTGAGGAGTTGATTCTTGAAGGATGTACAAGTTTGTGTGAGATTCACCAATCTTTGCTAGTACACCGAAAGCTTATTTTGTTGAATCTCAAAGATTGTACAAGTCTTACTGCTCTTCCAAGAGAGGTGGACATGGAATCTTTGAAAACACTTGTACTTACTGGTTGCAACAAACTGaagaaatttccaaaatttgtgCGAAGTATGGAATGTCTAGAAGAGCTTTTCTTAGACAAAACTCCAATTAAAGAACTACCGTTCCAAGTTGAACTTCTAAAAGGAATTGTTTTGTTGAGTATGAAGGACTGTAAGAATCTTTTGAGTCTTCCAACTGATATAAGCAGTTTGGAATCTCTCAAAACTCTAAATCTTTATGGTTgctcaaaacttaaaaatatgcCAGAAAATTTAGGGCAAGTAGAATTACTAGAGATTCTTGATGTAAGTGGAACAGCTATAAGGCAACCAGAgtcttccatttttttcttgaagaaTCTGAAGGAACTATCTTTTCGTGGCTGCAAAGGACCATCATTAAACTCATGTTATTTGCCCTTTTCATTCCGTTTGATGCCGGGGAGAAGCTCAAATCCAATGGCTTTGAAGTTGCCTCCTTTATCAGGTTTATCTTCTTTGAGAAAATTAGATCTCAGTGACTGTAATCTAGAAGCAATTCCTGGTGAAATTGATAGCTTAGTTTCATTGGAGGAGCTACATCTtggaaataacaattttgtttcACTACCAGCAAGCATCTTTCATCTTTCTAAGCTTGAAGAACTTACTTTGGAGAATTGCAAGAGGCTTCAATCATTGCCAGAACTTCCACCCAAGTTACTTGTTATTTCAATTGCTGATTGTACTTCACTTGAAAAGTTATCAATTTCCTTAAAATCATGCAAATCACTAACATTGATCTTATGTAGTAACTGCTTGAACATGCGTGGCTGCAGCATTATGGCATTTCCCATGCTGAAGGTCTTTTTCTCTTGCCCTGTTTCTCcctttcttaatttaaacataTCCAATGAAAACAATGTAAAGCCATGGTATCAGATTGAATTTGACAGGTCAGAGTATCAAACAATGACTGTGAAGAGGCGTGCAGTCCATCCAATATATGAACAAGAAGCTGAAGGGTTAGACCAATGCTGTAGTACACAAAATCTTGCTGACAATGATGGACTGAAACTAGTGGACTTTTCAAATTCTCTTAATCATCTACGTGGCTATGGAACTAGCAG GCTGAagaaattatgttttagaaacCATTAA
- the LOC123203742 gene encoding lysine histidine transporter-like 5, producing the protein MVGAGVLGLPFALSQLGWIPGVLTIVASWLITLYSLWQMVEMHEIVPGKRFDRYSELGEHAFGPNLGYWIVMPQQMLVQVASDIVYMVTGGKSLQKVFELMDPVVFEGTRLTYFILIFLALHLVLSQCPNFNSLKGVSLFAAVMSATYSTVALVASIIKGMEHRPPRHGVRSHTEVGQFFDALNGLGTIAFAFAGHSVVLEIQATIPSTPEKPSKKPMWLGVLVAYAIVAWCYVSVAIAGYWAFGEYVEDDVLISLRKPAWLIALSNFMVFIHVVGSYQVFAMPVFDLIESYLVKHLHCTPGLTLRIIARSTYVVFTAIVGICLPFFGGLLGFFGGLVFSSTSYFLPCIMWLVIMKPKRWSFHWIASWISIIVGVSIAILAPVGGMRQIILSSKSYKMFS; encoded by the exons ATGGTGGGTGCTGGGGTACTCGGCTTACCCTTTGCACTTTCGCAACTTGgatg GATTCCTGGGGTGCTTACAATAGTTGCATCATGGTTGATTACTTTATATTCATTGTGGCAAATGGTTGAAATGCATGAAATAGTGCCTGGAAAGCGATTTGATCGATATTCAGAGTTGGGAGAGCATGCTTTTGGGCCAAACTTGGGCTATTGGATTGTGATGCCTCAGCAAATGCTGGTTCAGGTGGCATCAGATATTGTTTACATGGTCACTGGAGGAAAATCACTCCAAAAAGTTTTTGAGCTAATGGATCCCGTTGTATTTGAGGGCACTAGATTAACATATTTCATCCTCATCTTCCTTGCTCTTCATCTTGTCCTCTCACAATgtcctaatttcaattctctCAAAGGAGTCTCCCTCTTTGCTGCTGTCATGTCTGCTAC CTACTCAACAGTGGCCCTTGTGGCATCAATAATCAAGGGAATGGAGCACCGACCTCCAAGACATGGAGTTCGATCTCACACAGAAGTTGGGCAATTTTTCGACGCTCTGAATGGACTTGGAACAATAGCATTTGCATTTGCAGGACACAGTGTTGTGTTGGAAATTCAAGCCACCATTCCATCAACTCCTGAAAAACCTTCAAAGAAACCCATGTGGTTGGGTGTTCTTGTTGCCTATGCTATTGTTGCCTGGTGTTATGTTTCCGTCGCCATTGCCGGCTACTGGGCCTTCGGTGAATATGTAGAGGATGATGTTCTCATTTCTCTCAGAAAACCTGCTTGGCTCATTGCCCTTTCTAATTTCATGGTGTTCATTCATGTTGTAGGAAGTTACCAG GTCTTCGCCATGCCGGTTTTCGACTTAATTGAATCATATCTGGTAAAACACTTACATTGTACTCCCGGGTTAACTCTTCGCATCATTGCTCGTAGTACATATGTTG TTTTTACAGCAATTGTTGGAATCTGCCTTCCCTTTTTTGGAGGATTGCTAGGGTTCTTCGGGGGACTTGTATTTTCATCAACATCATATTTC CTTCCTTGCATCATGTGGCTTGTTATTATGAAACCCAAGAGATGGAGCTTTCACTGGATTGCATCCTGG ATTTCTATCATTGTTGGTGTTTCAATAGCTATTCTTGCACCAGTTGGAGGAATGAGACAAATTATCCTATCATCAAAATCCTACAAAATGTTctcataa